One Glutamicibacter mishrai genomic window carries:
- a CDS encoding sarcosine oxidase subunit delta — protein sequence MMLIDCPHCGPRNENEFGYGGEAHVAYPENPAELTDKEWSRYLFYRGNKKGVFAERWVHSGGCRKWFNALRDTVSYEFLAVYGAGEAQPQIDNLQGGSR from the coding sequence ATGATGCTAATCGACTGCCCGCACTGCGGGCCACGCAACGAAAACGAATTCGGCTACGGCGGCGAAGCCCACGTGGCCTACCCGGAGAATCCCGCGGAGCTGACCGATAAGGAATGGTCCCGCTACCTGTTCTACCGCGGCAACAAGAAGGGCGTGTTCGCCGAACGCTGGGTCCACTCCGGCGGCTGCCGCAAGTGGTTCAACGCCCTGCGCGACACCGTCAGCTACGAATTCCTGGCCGTATACGGCGCCGGCGAGGCGCAACCGCAGATCGACAACCTTCAGGGAGGCTCCCGATGA
- a CDS encoding sarcosine oxidase subunit beta family protein, producing MADLLPEHPEFLWANPDPKKSYDVVIVGGGGHGLATAYFLAKNHGITNVAVLEKGWLAGGNMARNTTIIRSNYLWDESAGIYEKSLKLWEQLPEDLEYDFLFSQRGVLNLAHTLGDVRESVRRVEANKLNGVDAEWLDPSQVKEACPIINVSDNIRYPVMGATWQPRAGIAKHDHVAWAFARKANEMGVDIIQNCEVTGFIKDGEKVTGVKTTRGTINAGKVALAGAGHSSVLAEMAGFELPIQSHPLQALVSELFEPVHPTVVMSNHIHVYVSQAHKGELVMGAGIDSYNGYGQRGAFHVIEEQMAAAVELFPIFARAHVLRTWGGIVDTTLDASPIISKTPIQNLYVNCGWGTGGFKGTPGAGFTLAHTIAHDEAHPLNAPFSLERFETGHLIDEHGAAAVAH from the coding sequence GTGGCTGATCTGCTGCCTGAGCACCCGGAGTTCCTGTGGGCGAATCCGGACCCCAAGAAGTCCTACGACGTTGTGATCGTCGGCGGTGGCGGCCACGGCCTGGCTACCGCGTACTTCCTCGCGAAAAACCACGGCATCACCAATGTGGCGGTCCTGGAAAAGGGATGGCTGGCCGGCGGGAACATGGCCCGAAACACCACAATTATTCGCTCCAACTACCTGTGGGATGAATCGGCTGGCATCTACGAAAAGTCGCTGAAGCTCTGGGAGCAGCTGCCCGAGGACCTGGAATACGACTTCCTGTTCTCCCAGCGCGGGGTGCTGAACCTGGCCCACACCCTGGGCGATGTGCGCGAATCGGTGCGCCGCGTGGAGGCGAACAAGCTCAACGGCGTGGACGCCGAATGGCTCGACCCTTCCCAGGTCAAGGAAGCCTGCCCGATCATCAACGTGAGCGACAACATCCGCTACCCGGTCATGGGCGCCACCTGGCAGCCTCGTGCCGGCATCGCCAAGCACGACCACGTGGCCTGGGCCTTCGCCCGCAAGGCCAACGAAATGGGCGTGGACATCATCCAGAACTGTGAAGTCACCGGGTTCATCAAGGACGGCGAAAAGGTCACCGGCGTGAAGACCACGCGCGGCACCATCAACGCCGGCAAGGTCGCGCTGGCCGGCGCGGGGCACTCCTCGGTGCTGGCCGAAATGGCCGGCTTTGAACTGCCGATCCAGTCCCACCCGCTGCAGGCTCTGGTCTCCGAGCTGTTCGAACCGGTGCACCCGACCGTGGTCATGTCCAACCACATCCACGTCTACGTCTCCCAGGCCCACAAGGGCGAATTGGTGATGGGCGCCGGGATCGACAGCTACAACGGCTACGGCCAACGCGGTGCCTTCCACGTGATCGAAGAGCAGATGGCCGCGGCCGTGGAGCTCTTCCCAATCTTCGCCCGGGCGCATGTGCTGCGCACCTGGGGCGGCATCGTGGACACCACCTTGGACGCGTCGCCGATCATCTCCAAGACGCCGATCCAGAACCTGTACGTGAACTGCGGCTGGGGCACCGGCGGGTTCAAGGGAACCCCGGGCGCCGGCTTCACGCTGGCCCACACCATCGCCCACGACGAGGCGCACCCGCTGAACGCCCCGTTCAGCCTCGAACGCTTCGAAACCGGCCACCTGATCGACGAACACGGCGCGGCAGCCGTCGCACACTAG
- a CDS encoding GntR family transcriptional regulator: protein MLDIAPGEPINEAQLVLELNIGRTPLREALKRLEVDHLVHSYPRRGTFATRVDITELAAITEMRLALEPLAADRAAALGGGSVRHEIEQTLHTITTFTGDETRRNLMENDLAVHRLIYQAAANHHLEETLIRLDNLATRIWCLTLDRLPSIDAHIAEHQALLEAVLNQDPETASTLARDHIASFETSVRAVL from the coding sequence ATGCTTGACATCGCCCCGGGCGAGCCGATCAACGAGGCCCAGCTGGTCCTCGAGCTGAACATCGGCCGCACTCCCCTTCGTGAAGCCCTCAAGCGCCTGGAAGTCGACCACCTGGTCCACTCCTACCCGCGCCGCGGCACCTTCGCCACCCGCGTCGACATCACCGAACTCGCCGCCATCACCGAAATGCGCCTCGCCCTGGAGCCACTCGCCGCCGATCGCGCCGCGGCCCTGGGCGGAGGCAGTGTGCGCCACGAGATCGAGCAGACCCTGCACACCATCACCACTTTCACCGGCGACGAGACCCGGCGCAATCTCATGGAGAACGATCTGGCCGTGCACCGCCTGATCTACCAGGCCGCCGCCAACCACCATCTCGAAGAGACCCTGATCCGGCTCGACAATCTCGCCACCCGCATCTGGTGCCTCACCCTGGATCGCCTTCCGAGCATTGACGCCCATATCGCCGAACACCAGGCCCTCCTCGAAGCGGTCCTCAATCAAGACCCGGAAACTGCCAGCACCCTGGCCCGCGACCATATCGCCAGTTTCGAAACTTCGGTGCGCGCCGTACTCTGA
- a CDS encoding DUF222 domain-containing protein, which produces MPETVNSSGDQPDPSLHGKIQAVIEELESVLAYREEHGTKSQCAQAIAEIESAIATLNYHQAALSNQLEIDVVQSNSEKNPGSKAQDQLNRGAASAVALARRSDPHGFQTYLENCRILFQSTPHLAAAFSRGEFTEAQIRAILTPLHSVKEERRTEFDDFFAKNPKMFENLGNRKISDAVYDFTLTYASDQQCKEQKSAEEKRFVKFTPSSRTGMMRVNGSIPISAGMAMKNDMKATARSIKAKGDSRTRAQIEADYFSSFCTNSEAKIPLTLTLGLVMTDKTLFLGDRNPAHLEGYGVIAPQYARELVAGQEIMNNMTLADMAATRSPAFVETLEATVELIRLYTAPGDKELIAMDSKARIFPEKMKKFVKIRDRHCRTPFCDGTIEEIDHVTQAYLGGHTCVINSDGRCKLCNQAKETPGWQEFVLKSGPHSMLINTGMGIKYRSTAPPATGFAHKPYPQHMSEADWVSTFEEWLNRPPDTGSSPPGIEDIPA; this is translated from the coding sequence ATGCCCGAAACAGTAAACTCCTCCGGGGATCAGCCCGACCCATCGCTTCACGGCAAGATCCAGGCCGTGATCGAAGAGCTGGAATCTGTACTGGCATACCGCGAAGAACATGGCACCAAGAGCCAGTGCGCTCAAGCCATCGCCGAGATCGAATCCGCAATTGCCACCTTGAACTATCATCAAGCAGCACTGAGCAATCAGCTCGAAATTGACGTGGTTCAATCCAATTCTGAAAAGAACCCCGGAAGCAAGGCACAGGACCAGCTCAACCGCGGCGCCGCTTCCGCCGTTGCACTTGCCCGCCGCTCCGATCCGCATGGCTTTCAAACGTATTTGGAGAACTGCCGGATTCTCTTCCAAAGCACTCCGCACTTGGCTGCTGCGTTCAGCCGAGGCGAATTCACCGAGGCGCAGATTCGGGCTATTCTCACCCCGCTGCATTCCGTCAAAGAAGAACGCCGAACAGAATTCGACGATTTTTTCGCCAAGAATCCAAAGATGTTTGAGAACCTGGGCAATAGGAAAATCAGTGACGCTGTCTACGACTTCACCCTGACCTACGCTTCGGACCAGCAGTGCAAAGAACAGAAATCAGCTGAGGAAAAGCGCTTCGTCAAATTCACGCCCAGTTCCCGCACCGGCATGATGCGGGTGAACGGCAGTATCCCCATCAGCGCGGGGATGGCGATGAAGAATGACATGAAAGCCACGGCTCGCAGCATCAAGGCAAAGGGCGATTCCCGCACCCGGGCGCAGATAGAGGCAGACTACTTCTCGAGTTTCTGCACCAACTCTGAGGCCAAAATTCCGCTCACCCTAACTCTTGGCTTGGTAATGACAGATAAGACGCTTTTTCTCGGCGATCGGAATCCCGCCCATCTGGAAGGCTACGGCGTCATTGCTCCCCAGTATGCCCGTGAGCTGGTTGCCGGTCAGGAGATCATGAACAACATGACTCTGGCTGACATGGCCGCCACTCGCTCACCGGCTTTCGTTGAAACGCTGGAAGCCACCGTGGAACTCATCCGCCTGTATACCGCACCGGGCGACAAGGAACTGATCGCGATGGATTCCAAAGCGAGGATCTTCCCGGAGAAAATGAAGAAATTCGTCAAAATACGCGACAGGCATTGCCGCACCCCATTCTGCGACGGAACGATTGAAGAAATCGACCATGTCACCCAAGCTTATTTAGGCGGACATACCTGCGTGATCAATTCCGACGGCCGTTGCAAGTTGTGCAACCAAGCCAAGGAAACCCCAGGATGGCAAGAATTCGTCCTCAAAAGCGGACCACATTCAATGCTGATCAACACCGGTATGGGCATCAAGTACCGGTCCACGGCACCTCCAGCGACCGGTTTTGCGCATAAGCCTTACCCACAGCACATGAGTGAAGCCGACTGGGTAAGCACATTTGAAGAATGGTTGAACCGGCCGCCGGACACGGGCAGCAGTCCGCCCGGCATCGAGGATATCCCCGCTTGA
- a CDS encoding TetR family transcriptional regulator: MNHPQLPASGLRYVARDAVREKVADVALDLFVEHGFDEVTIAKIAESAGSSPAVCIVILRPKKIWS, from the coding sequence ATGAATCACCCACAGTTGCCCGCTTCAGGCCTGCGCTATGTTGCGCGCGACGCTGTTCGCGAAAAAGTCGCAGACGTCGCGCTCGACCTGTTCGTCGAACATGGGTTTGACGAGGTGACTATTGCGAAAATTGCAGAATCGGCGGGGTCATCCCCCGCAGTGTGCATCGTTATTTTGCGACCAAAGAAGATATGGTCATAG
- a CDS encoding VOC family protein encodes MAIGMTPYLRFAGDAREAMEFYNAALGGDLSMMTFQEGMNDGNPATADLIMHSSLFLERGIHLMASDTPPKMNVTGNGVIALSSDATDEADNAVLTKWWEALSAGATIEMPLEKAPWGDSFGQLRDKFGVVWMFNISAVQG; translated from the coding sequence ATGGCCATTGGAATGACCCCGTACCTTCGCTTCGCCGGTGATGCCCGCGAAGCCATGGAATTCTACAACGCAGCACTCGGCGGCGATCTATCGATGATGACCTTCCAAGAGGGCATGAACGATGGCAATCCCGCCACCGCAGATTTGATCATGCACTCGTCCCTCTTCCTGGAACGAGGCATCCACCTGATGGCTTCGGACACTCCTCCGAAGATGAACGTGACCGGCAACGGGGTGATCGCTTTGAGCAGTGATGCCACCGATGAGGCCGACAACGCGGTGCTGACCAAGTGGTGGGAGGCACTGTCTGCCGGCGCAACCATCGAAATGCCATTGGAGAAGGCCCCATGGGGCGACTCCTTCGGCCAGCTTCGCGACAAGTTCGGCGTGGTGTGGATGTTCAACATCTCCGCCGTGCAGGGTTAG
- a CDS encoding MFS transporter, whose translation MTAYLSGGKLLLAILALAMGGFGIGVTEFSMMGLLQEGALDLDVSNSQMGLMISAYAIGVVVGAPVLTAMAAKIPRKRAVQLLILFFTLANLSSAFAPDYNTMLITRFLAGLPHGAYFGLAGVLAGSLVPGTMRGRAIAWVMLGLSVANVGGVPLVTMLGQQAGWRSMFYIVAFIGLLTAALITLFVPWRKAEPGASVRRELTALKSPQVWLAMATGIVGFGGFFAVYSYISPTLTEESGLKITLVPIALALYGLGMVVGSLIGGRLADWSVFGAIKLSSVLMAATMLVFAAVASWVIPTMIMVFVLGAVGSLLIPSLQTLLMDSAPHAQSLAASLNHSALNVANALGAALGAAVISAGFGYRAPSLVGAGLAVLGLLIAMITQARAKKVGLLVGREAIAAHEHTVVD comes from the coding sequence ATGACTGCCTACCTATCCGGCGGAAAATTACTATTGGCGATCCTCGCACTGGCCATGGGCGGCTTCGGCATCGGCGTTACCGAATTTTCGATGATGGGCCTGCTCCAGGAGGGCGCCCTCGACCTCGACGTCAGCAACTCGCAGATGGGGCTGATGATCAGCGCCTACGCCATTGGCGTGGTGGTCGGCGCTCCGGTGCTCACCGCGATGGCTGCCAAGATCCCGCGCAAGCGCGCGGTGCAGCTGCTGATCCTCTTTTTCACCCTGGCCAACCTCTCCTCGGCTTTCGCGCCTGACTACAACACCATGCTGATCACCCGCTTCCTTGCCGGGTTGCCCCATGGTGCCTACTTCGGCCTGGCCGGCGTGCTGGCAGGAAGCCTGGTGCCCGGAACCATGCGCGGGCGCGCCATCGCCTGGGTGATGCTGGGCCTGTCGGTGGCCAACGTCGGCGGCGTCCCGCTGGTCACGATGCTTGGCCAGCAGGCCGGCTGGCGTTCCATGTTCTACATCGTCGCGTTCATCGGCTTGCTCACCGCGGCACTGATTACGCTGTTTGTCCCATGGCGCAAGGCTGAACCAGGCGCCAGCGTCCGACGCGAACTCACGGCGCTGAAAAGCCCTCAGGTGTGGCTGGCCATGGCCACCGGCATCGTTGGTTTCGGCGGATTCTTCGCCGTGTATTCCTACATTTCCCCGACGCTGACCGAGGAATCCGGCCTGAAGATCACGCTCGTCCCGATCGCCCTGGCCCTGTATGGGCTGGGCATGGTGGTAGGTTCGCTGATCGGCGGACGCCTGGCGGACTGGTCGGTCTTCGGCGCCATCAAGCTCTCAAGCGTTTTAATGGCCGCGACCATGCTGGTTTTCGCGGCAGTGGCCAGCTGGGTGATTCCGACCATGATCATGGTCTTCGTTCTGGGCGCCGTGGGCTCGCTGCTCATTCCAAGCCTGCAGACCCTGCTGATGGACTCGGCGCCGCACGCCCAGTCCTTGGCCGCTTCACTGAACCACTCGGCGCTGAACGTTGCCAACGCCCTGGGCGCCGCCCTGGGTGCCGCCGTGATTTCGGCTGGCTTTGGCTACCGCGCGCCATCACTGGTGGGCGCAGGCCTGGCAGTGCTGGGCCTGTTGATCGCCATGATTACCCAGGCGCGGGCCAAGAAGGTCGGCTTGCTCGTGGGCCGCGAGGCAATCGCAGCCCACGAACACACCGTGGTCGACTAG
- a CDS encoding endonuclease/exonuclease/phosphatase family protein — translation MSHASPQRLSASLIIARIFFVLLCLALAGLMVFHQQIPDVLGLGLVVDNLAPWAGLGIPALFLIALVLRGRSSFIGLLVPVVVWAVLFGSSFIPHTQRAPETALEVATQNVHESAGVQAARELADSGAQVITLQEIGEGQEDQISAELAKSHPYKYMVSTVGVWSAYPLKNAQPLDLGLGWNRALRVDVSTDHGDVRLYAVHAASARPTGHDERDAMLASLANYVQSDDSAKIVAAGDFNATSTDRHFAPVAQALDEAQYSEWGLAMTWPRSPFPVLGIDHVMLRGVESANLQRAEIGDSDHYALQATIDLGS, via the coding sequence ATGTCTCATGCATCGCCCCAACGCCTCTCGGCCTCGCTGATTATCGCGAGGATCTTCTTCGTCCTGCTTTGCCTAGCGCTGGCGGGGCTGATGGTATTCCATCAGCAGATCCCCGACGTACTGGGTCTTGGCCTGGTCGTGGATAATCTCGCGCCTTGGGCGGGGCTGGGGATACCGGCGCTGTTCCTGATCGCGCTGGTGTTGCGCGGGCGCTCCAGCTTCATCGGGCTCCTGGTCCCGGTGGTGGTGTGGGCGGTGCTTTTTGGCAGCAGCTTCATTCCGCACACCCAGCGCGCCCCCGAGACGGCGCTTGAGGTGGCCACGCAGAATGTCCACGAGTCTGCCGGGGTGCAGGCGGCGCGCGAACTGGCTGATTCCGGCGCGCAGGTGATCACCTTGCAGGAGATCGGCGAGGGGCAGGAAGACCAGATCAGCGCGGAGCTGGCCAAGTCTCACCCGTACAAGTACATGGTGAGCACCGTGGGTGTATGGAGCGCGTACCCGTTGAAGAACGCCCAGCCGCTGGATCTGGGCCTGGGCTGGAACCGGGCGCTGCGCGTTGACGTGAGCACCGATCACGGGGATGTGCGGCTCTATGCGGTGCATGCCGCCTCGGCCCGTCCCACCGGGCACGATGAGCGCGATGCGATGCTCGCCTCGCTGGCCAACTATGTGCAGTCCGATGACTCGGCCAAGATCGTGGCCGCCGGGGATTTCAACGCCACCAGCACCGACCGGCATTTCGCCCCTGTCGCCCAAGCGCTGGATGAAGCGCAGTACAGCGAATGGGGTCTGGCGATGACCTGGCCGCGTTCGCCCTTCCCGGTATTGGGGATCGATCACGTGATGCTGCGCGGGGTGGAGTCGGCGAACCTGCAGCGTGCGGAGATTGGCGACTCGGACCACTATGCCCTGCAGGCCACCATCGATCTGGGCAGCTAG
- a CDS encoding alpha-ketoglutarate-dependent dioxygenase AlkB family protein, whose translation MESLFDDSALARTGGQVRPGAWHLPGWLSPAAQDWIVARFFQWGHGPVPPHQTHINGYPMSVQSLSLGWHWSPNRYSKTADDLGGTPVAPMEQWLVRLGQQAVAEATGDAQRAASYLPDAAIVNFYDHQATMGMHQDAEERINAPVVSLSIGDSATFRLGNTENRNRPWQDLYLASGDLFIFDGPARFAYHGVTKIHPGTAPAGCQLGAGRINITLRQTGLG comes from the coding sequence ATGGAATCGCTTTTTGATGACAGCGCCTTGGCCCGCACCGGGGGACAAGTGCGTCCCGGAGCGTGGCATCTGCCCGGCTGGCTATCCCCGGCCGCGCAGGATTGGATCGTCGCACGCTTTTTCCAGTGGGGACACGGACCCGTCCCGCCCCACCAAACGCACATCAATGGTTATCCCATGAGTGTGCAATCACTGAGTTTGGGCTGGCATTGGAGCCCGAACCGATATTCAAAAACCGCCGACGACCTCGGCGGTACACCGGTAGCACCGATGGAACAATGGCTGGTGCGTCTGGGCCAGCAAGCTGTGGCTGAAGCCACCGGTGATGCCCAGCGCGCCGCAAGCTACCTCCCGGACGCCGCCATCGTGAATTTCTACGACCATCAAGCCACCATGGGCATGCACCAGGATGCCGAAGAGCGCATCAACGCCCCGGTGGTTTCACTGTCGATCGGCGACTCGGCCACCTTCCGCCTAGGCAATACCGAGAACCGGAACAGGCCATGGCAGGACCTGTACCTGGCCTCCGGGGACCTGTTCATCTTCGACGGGCCGGCCCGCTTCGCCTACCACGGGGTCACGAAAATCCACCCCGGCACCGCGCCAGCCGGCTGCCAATTGGGCGCCGGGCGGATCAACATCACCCTGCGCCAAACCGGGCTGGGCTGA
- the cobA gene encoding uroporphyrinogen-III C-methyltransferase — MIGIDLELSQCMVLIAGSLSASSTTAERFRAEGCTLLFAEDAPQALEQLGQAGLLVICDPDPQRFEQVVAAAKVPVLRAAPSTATGSITLLGGGPGALDLMTLRGVRALAEAQVVFADRLGPSEHLSVLAPHAKIIDAGKLPGHHKLTQRQIEAMMIEAAQAGAKVVRLKGGDPFVFGRGFEEVAAATAAKIPVSVIPGLSSCITVPAAAGIPVTARGVNTMFTVVSGHDPLTTGQLEHLAKLGGTIVILMGMGTIEQTVSGLLQVGMPADMPCAIVQSGTTQVQSTSHAPLSKLAAAARSHSNPAVIVIGEVADLPQSLLNAAPHTSAEPILENA; from the coding sequence ATGATCGGCATCGACCTCGAGCTTTCCCAATGCATGGTGCTGATCGCAGGCAGCCTATCCGCCAGCAGCACCACCGCCGAGCGCTTCCGCGCCGAAGGCTGCACGCTGCTGTTCGCCGAGGATGCGCCCCAGGCACTGGAGCAGCTTGGCCAGGCAGGATTGCTGGTGATCTGCGATCCCGACCCGCAGCGTTTCGAGCAGGTAGTTGCCGCCGCGAAGGTGCCGGTGCTGCGCGCCGCCCCGTCGACTGCCACCGGGTCGATCACCTTGCTCGGCGGCGGACCGGGCGCCCTGGACCTGATGACACTGCGCGGGGTGCGCGCGCTGGCCGAAGCCCAGGTGGTGTTCGCCGATCGGCTTGGCCCCAGCGAGCACCTGTCGGTGCTGGCTCCGCATGCGAAGATCATCGACGCCGGCAAGCTGCCCGGGCACCACAAGCTGACCCAGCGCCAGATCGAGGCGATGATGATCGAAGCCGCCCAGGCCGGCGCCAAGGTGGTGCGCCTGAAGGGTGGGGATCCCTTTGTTTTCGGCCGCGGGTTCGAAGAGGTCGCGGCCGCTACCGCGGCGAAGATCCCGGTGAGCGTCATTCCGGGGCTCAGTTCCTGCATCACCGTGCCGGCCGCCGCCGGGATTCCGGTGACCGCCCGCGGCGTGAACACCATGTTCACCGTGGTCTCGGGGCACGACCCGCTGACCACCGGCCAGCTGGAGCACCTGGCCAAGCTCGGCGGCACGATCGTGATCCTGATGGGCATGGGCACCATCGAGCAGACCGTTTCGGGGCTGCTGCAGGTGGGCATGCCCGCGGATATGCCGTGTGCCATCGTGCAGTCGGGGACCACGCAGGTGCAGAGCACCTCCCATGCCCCGCTGTCCAAGCTGGCTGCAGCGGCTCGCTCCCATTCAAACCCCGCAGTGATCGTCATCGGCGAGGTGGCAGACCTGCCGCAGTCACTGCTGAACGCGGCGCCGCACACGAGCGCCGAACCTATTTTGGAGAACGCCTGA
- a CDS encoding uroporphyrinogen-III synthase: protein MNIAKPLAGFRIAVTSDRRSAELIEAFERRGAEVTHTPLLRLAPLDDEQQLLAQTRKLIEARPQVVVITTAYGLRRWLDTAEAAGIGDDLITAFSQSELYVRGSKAHGSVRAQGLEPAGVAKDGRSSSLLEMLKDKLAGATVALQLHADSDHGMPQQLRELGAKRVIKVEPYRWQDTSSDAGISALVEGLCAAHFDAVTFTSAPSVHALFAAATARNRLPALQRSLAERVAIATVGPVTASPLEDAGIAPLVPERHRMGAMIGQLVEHLGSLGTLQAQTVHGQVQLRGRTLSIEDQNCELTPGQAELVRALIEAGGSVLSRDELGAALPEVSSRHALDMTLSRLRRALPQPEIITTVIKRGYRLNV from the coding sequence ATGAATATCGCCAAGCCCTTGGCCGGATTCCGCATCGCCGTGACCAGCGATCGACGCTCAGCAGAACTGATCGAAGCCTTCGAGCGGCGTGGCGCCGAGGTCACCCACACCCCATTGCTGCGCCTGGCCCCGCTGGATGACGAGCAGCAGCTGCTGGCCCAGACCCGCAAGCTGATCGAGGCGCGGCCCCAGGTCGTGGTGATCACCACCGCCTATGGGCTGCGGCGCTGGCTGGATACTGCCGAGGCGGCCGGGATCGGCGACGATCTGATTACCGCTTTCAGCCAGTCAGAGCTCTACGTCCGCGGTTCCAAGGCCCACGGTTCGGTCCGGGCCCAGGGCCTGGAGCCGGCCGGGGTGGCCAAGGATGGGCGCAGCTCCTCGCTGCTGGAAATGCTCAAGGACAAACTGGCCGGGGCGACCGTCGCCCTGCAGCTGCACGCCGATTCGGATCATGGCATGCCGCAGCAGCTGCGCGAGCTCGGAGCCAAGCGCGTGATCAAGGTCGAACCGTACCGCTGGCAGGACACCAGCAGCGACGCCGGGATTTCCGCCCTGGTCGAAGGGCTATGCGCGGCGCACTTCGACGCGGTGACCTTCACCAGCGCCCCGAGCGTCCATGCTCTCTTTGCCGCCGCCACCGCGCGCAACCGGCTTCCGGCCCTGCAGCGTTCCTTGGCCGAGCGCGTGGCTATTGCCACCGTTGGGCCAGTGACCGCTTCCCCGCTGGAAGATGCCGGCATCGCCCCACTGGTCCCGGAACGCCACCGCATGGGTGCGATGATCGGGCAGCTGGTCGAGCACCTCGGTTCGCTGGGGACCTTGCAGGCGCAGACCGTGCACGGGCAGGTGCAATTGCGCGGCCGGACGCTGTCCATCGAAGACCAGAACTGCGAGCTGACCCCGGGCCAGGCCGAATTGGTGCGCGCGCTGATCGAGGCCGGCGGCAGCGTGCTCTCCCGCGACGAGCTGGGTGCCGCCCTGCCCGAAGTCAGCTCCCGGCATGCGCTGGATATGACGCTCAGCCGGCTGCGCCGGGCCCTGCCCCAGCCGGAAATCATCACCACCGTGATCAAGCGGGGCTACCGGCTGAACGTCTAG
- a CDS encoding carbohydrate kinase family protein, with the protein MVSIQVAGEALVDIVNSVAHPGGSPLNVAVGLGRLGHEVTLATDLGTDVHGELIAEHLRGSKVRLAEGSQSDAPTSTATVVLDSSSNASYEFELNCALQHLRASDAKLLHTGSIAAFRSPSAEKILEVFSASPQGQLRSYDPNLRPALVEDRAQALGTIEKLCSLSHVVKLSDEDAMWLYPGWDTDRVLEHILGLGASLAVMTFGARGAEAHTRGCEVAVPSLSVATVDTVGAGDAFMAGLLHAIFASDLAQSLINGSKIDRAELEAALQIAAACAGMTVARTGANPPSLSELDEFMAAAGR; encoded by the coding sequence ATGGTTTCAATTCAGGTTGCCGGCGAGGCATTGGTCGACATCGTCAATTCCGTGGCCCACCCCGGCGGTTCCCCGCTGAACGTCGCGGTTGGCTTGGGCCGGCTCGGCCATGAGGTCACGCTGGCCACCGATCTTGGCACCGACGTGCACGGCGAACTGATCGCGGAGCACCTGCGCGGCTCCAAGGTACGGCTGGCCGAAGGCTCGCAGAGCGATGCGCCGACCTCGACGGCCACAGTGGTGCTTGATAGCTCTTCCAACGCCAGCTATGAGTTCGAGCTGAACTGCGCCTTGCAGCACCTGCGCGCCAGCGATGCAAAGCTGCTGCATACCGGGTCGATCGCGGCCTTCCGCTCGCCCAGCGCCGAGAAGATCCTTGAGGTTTTTTCCGCCTCGCCGCAAGGACAGCTGCGCAGCTATGATCCGAATCTTCGCCCGGCGCTGGTTGAGGACCGGGCGCAGGCATTGGGAACCATCGAGAAGCTGTGTTCCCTGTCCCACGTGGTCAAGCTCAGCGACGAAGATGCGATGTGGTTATACCCGGGCTGGGATACCGACCGGGTCTTGGAACATATCCTCGGCCTTGGGGCATCATTGGCCGTGATGACCTTTGGCGCCCGCGGTGCCGAAGCGCACACCCGCGGCTGCGAGGTGGCAGTCCCTTCGCTCTCGGTGGCGACCGTGGATACCGTCGGTGCGGGCGATGCCTTCATGGCCGGCCTGCTGCATGCGATCTTCGCCTCGGACCTGGCCCAGAGCCTGATTAATGGCAGCAAGATCGACCGCGCCGAATTGGAGGCCGCCTTGCAGATCGCCGCGGCGTGCGCCGGAATGACGGTGGCCCGCACCGGCGCCAATCCCCCGAGCTTGAGCGAGCTTGATGAGTTCATGGCTGCGGCCGGACGTTAG